A section of the Helicobacter jaachi genome encodes:
- the recO gene encoding recombination protein RecO encodes MQGYILHIQTTRTEDVIVKILTPQSIKSLYRFYGARHSIINIGRKIDFEEQPQSTFLPKLKNILHLAHKWEFDTHRYYVWQHFIKLLYKHLFDVYEVPRFYFDLLEEGAHKLEKQNPKRVALEMYAKLLDFEGRAQKDTNAVCFICQERVIESVALGRAFVFAHQTCIGGRSFDIAQILSFLRTQSSILLEDDVVDELWEILGLGL; translated from the coding sequence GTGCAAGGCTATATTTTGCATATACAAACAACGCGCACAGAAGATGTGATTGTAAAAATTTTAACGCCCCAAAGCATTAAAAGCCTGTATAGATTCTATGGCGCGCGCCATAGCATTATTAATATCGGGCGCAAAATCGACTTTGAGGAGCAGCCACAATCTACTTTCCTCCCAAAATTAAAAAATATCTTGCATTTAGCGCACAAATGGGAGTTTGACACGCATCGCTATTATGTGTGGCAGCATTTTATAAAGCTTTTATACAAGCATTTATTTGATGTATATGAAGTGCCTAGATTCTATTTTGATTTGCTAGAGGAGGGCGCGCATAAGCTTGAGAAGCAAAATCCTAAGCGTGTAGCCCTTGAGATGTATGCCAAATTGTTAGATTTTGAGGGTAGGGCGCAAAAAGATACAAATGCGGTATGTTTTATTTGCCAAGAGCGTGTTATAGAATCTGTAGCGCTTGGGCGCGCCTTTGTCTTTGCGCACCAAACTTGCATCGGGGGGAGAAGCTTTGATATAGCGCAGATTCTATCTTTTTTGCGCACTCAAAGCAGTATTTTGCTTGAAGATGATGTGGTAGATGAATTATGGGAAATTTTAGGACTAGGATTGTAA
- a CDS encoding isochorismatase family protein, with product MTLKAKKILFICLDMQERLLPAMARHDEILKNTRILLESAHILDIPTLITEQYPKGLGRTIETLKIPQNTHILAKTSFGIFDDADIKAHIGQSKRKTLVFFGIESHICVLQSIMQAQNLGYKCLLAADATSSRKESAYHLALEFLRFQGVGVLPTESILFSILGDSAHTSFKTISALVKDE from the coding sequence ATGACGCTTAAAGCAAAAAAAATACTTTTTATCTGCCTTGATATGCAAGAGCGACTTTTACCAGCTATGGCGCGACACGATGAAATCCTTAAAAATACACGCATTTTATTAGAATCTGCGCATATTTTAGACATTCCCACACTTATCACAGAGCAGTATCCCAAAGGCTTAGGGCGCACGATAGAGACTCTTAAAATCCCTCAAAATACCCACATACTCGCAAAAACAAGCTTTGGTATATTTGATGACGCAGATATAAAGGCACACATTGGGCAAAGCAAGCGTAAAACTTTGGTGTTTTTTGGGATAGAGAGCCATATTTGTGTATTACAGAGCATTATGCAAGCGCAAAATTTGGGCTATAAATGCCTGCTTGCAGCTGATGCGACAAGCTCGCGCAAAGAGAGCGCTTATCATTTAGCCCTTGAATTTTTGCGCTTTCAAGGGGTTGGCGTGCTACCTACAGAATCTATTTTATTTTCAATCTTAGGCGATAGCGCGCATACATCTTTTAAAACCATAAGCGCGCTTGTAAAAGATGAGTAA
- the rlmH gene encoding 23S rRNA (pseudouridine(1915)-N(3))-methyltransferase RlmH produces the protein MQINIYAIAKKDAAFQVLEEEFCMQCRQFGAEVKIFELLPPSVLKAQKISSIKAQQSYTQTFHSYIKPLALNIALHPQGKSYDSISFANLLESARLVQFFIGGAYGLEEGFVQMCRSVSLSAMTFSHKIAKLVLCEQIYRALSILNAHPYHK, from the coding sequence ATGCAGATAAACATTTACGCCATAGCTAAAAAAGATGCGGCATTTCAGGTCTTAGAGGAGGAGTTTTGCATGCAGTGCAGACAATTTGGCGCAGAAGTAAAAATCTTTGAGCTCCTCCCTCCCTCCGTGCTAAAGGCGCAAAAAATCTCATCTATCAAAGCCCAGCAGTCCTACACACAGACTTTTCACTCATACATTAAACCTTTAGCGCTTAATATCGCCCTGCACCCACAGGGGAAGAGCTATGATTCTATAAGCTTTGCCAACCTTTTAGAATCTGCCCGCCTTGTGCAGTTTTTCATCGGTGGGGCGTATGGGCTTGAGGAGGGCTTTGTGCAAATGTGCAGAAGTGTGAGCTTGAGCGCTATGACTTTTAGTCATAAGATTGCAAAGCTTGTATTGTGCGAGCAAATTTATCGGGCGCTTAGCATTTTAAATGCCCATCCGTATCATAAGTAG
- the tsaE gene encoding tRNA (adenosine(37)-N6)-threonylcarbamoyltransferase complex ATPase subunit type 1 TsaE, with product MNYRLIEADLYILCNDLRAMLKNGHIVLLQGEIGSGKTTLVRAFVEHTQKHKSTQVQSPTFSLALAYESAQYGAIYHYDMYRKSPQDMLELGLLDMLMQEGLHFVEWGDNNMQNLLKTSGFHVIGIHITPTQGQQDRIYEVSL from the coding sequence ATGAATTATAGGCTTATAGAGGCGGATTTATATATTTTATGCAATGACTTAAGGGCTATGCTAAAAAATGGCCATATTGTGCTATTGCAAGGAGAGATAGGCAGTGGCAAAACAACGCTTGTGCGCGCGTTTGTGGAGCATACACAAAAGCATAAATCCACACAAGTGCAATCCCCTACTTTTAGCCTAGCACTAGCCTATGAAAGTGCGCAATATGGCGCTATCTACCATTATGATATGTATCGCAAAAGCCCACAAGATATGCTCGAGCTAGGCTTACTTGATATGCTTATGCAGGAGGGCTTGCACTTTGTAGAATGGGGGGATAATAATATGCAAAATTTGCTTAAAACTAGCGGCTTCCATGTCATAGGCATTCACATCACACCAACACAAGGGCAACAAGATAGAATCTATGAGGTGAGCTTATGA
- a CDS encoding acetate/propionate family kinase, translating to MNVLVVNCGSSSLKFQLINAYTEEVLASGICDRIGIDGGTLHYKSKNDSNFARREDIPNHTKAVELVLQSLTDKQDGVIKSLDDIHAIGHRVVHGGEFFKESVLVNDYVISRIKECSDLAPLHNPAHLMGIEACKAKMPDTPMVVVFDTAFHQSMPPHAYIYGVPYEWYEKHKVRRYGFHGTSHKYVSQKTAEFLGLNYAQSKIIVCHLGNGSSISAIKNGQCVDTSMGLTPLEGLIMGTRSGDLDPAILEYISKREDLDIQSILNILNKKSGVLGISGVSSDFRDLLDADLSGDERAKLARHAFAYRVMKYVGAYCAAMNGVDAVSFCAGVGENAKFIRGMIVKQLEFLGVKLDEEANNICGQEAIISTADSKVKVCVIPTNEELVIARDTRVIVSQL from the coding sequence ATGAATGTGTTAGTTGTGAATTGCGGAAGCTCATCACTTAAATTTCAACTTATCAATGCCTATACAGAAGAAGTGCTAGCCTCTGGCATTTGCGATAGAATAGGCATTGATGGCGGGACATTGCACTATAAAAGCAAAAATGATAGCAACTTTGCGCGTAGAGAGGATATACCAAATCACACAAAAGCTGTTGAGTTAGTGCTGCAATCACTCACAGATAAACAAGATGGCGTTATTAAATCACTAGATGATATTCATGCTATTGGACATCGTGTGGTGCATGGGGGCGAGTTTTTTAAAGAATCTGTGCTAGTTAATGATTATGTCATTAGCCGCATAAAAGAATGCTCTGACTTAGCGCCATTGCATAATCCTGCGCATTTAATGGGCATTGAGGCGTGCAAAGCAAAAATGCCCGATACGCCTATGGTGGTCGTTTTTGATACAGCATTTCATCAAAGTATGCCCCCGCATGCCTATATTTATGGCGTGCCTTATGAATGGTATGAAAAGCACAAAGTGCGCCGATATGGCTTTCATGGGACAAGCCATAAGTATGTCTCGCAAAAAACAGCGGAATTTTTGGGCTTAAATTATGCGCAATCTAAAATTATTGTTTGCCATTTGGGGAATGGCTCATCAATTTCAGCCATTAAAAATGGGCAATGCGTGGATACAAGTATGGGGCTAACGCCTTTGGAGGGCTTAATTATGGGGACGCGTAGCGGGGATTTAGACCCTGCTATTTTAGAATACATCTCTAAAAGAGAGGATTTAGACATTCAAAGTATTTTAAATATTTTAAATAAAAAATCTGGTGTGCTAGGCATTTCTGGCGTTTCAAGTGATTTTAGAGATTTATTAGATGCGGATTTAAGCGGAGATGAGCGTGCTAAACTTGCGCGCCATGCGTTTGCCTATCGTGTGATGAAATATGTGGGCGCATATTGTGCGGCGATGAATGGTGTTGATGCGGTGAGTTTTTGCGCAGGTGTGGGGGAGAATGCAAAATTTATACGCGGTATGATTGTCAAACAGCTTGAATTTTTAGGTGTGAAACTCGATGAGGAGGCAAACAATATCTGCGGGCAGGAGGCTATTATCTCCACTGCAGATTCTAAAGTCAAGGTGTGTGTAATCCCAACGAATGAAGAGCTAGTCATTGCGCGGGATACGAGGGTGATTGTATCGCAATTGTGA
- a CDS encoding DNA polymerase III subunit gamma/tau, protein MSSTALALKYRPTCFSDLVGQNAISQTLSLALDSKHISHAYLFSGLRGSGKTSSARIFARALECEKGPTSTPCGECASCVAALQNKHIDIIEMDAASSRGIDDIKRVIEQTKYRPSLGRYKIFIIDEVHMLSKEAFNALLKTLEEPPEFVKFILATTDPLKLPATILSRTQHFRFKQISHRLVIEHIANILNKENVSYEPQALDIIARSGAGSLRDTLTLLEQAIIFCKNHIEVAQVSQMLGVIDPQVLSDFFQSILRKDSQSMQNILDTFYEYECEMIIDEMMLFLKDKLLQKDVDFPPLLLERFARILTESKSLLWLNTDGAFVLLLCAMKMQEALKVKDIESMIEELEGELFGQDSTRTPATEMTNPQNIAQTPSPQAAQSHTSAPTTHTPAKEPMNAQIRFNNLITKIKDRNMRLGEVFEQNVSFVSFENHLLRWQSKAQGADKELLREHAKIIKALVADVFGTQTQIEQVAKNANPAPPTESTPPTHVKSTQPHILNAQDAPMATPHSTDSIITESAPESVTESTPKNTKEAFLVQNRNIIEAINNSVGIKDVITQGEK, encoded by the coding sequence ATGTCCTCCACTGCTTTAGCGTTAAAATACCGCCCTACCTGCTTTAGCGACTTAGTGGGGCAAAATGCCATATCTCAAACGCTCTCACTCGCGCTAGATTCTAAACATATCTCGCATGCCTATCTTTTTAGCGGTTTGCGTGGGAGCGGAAAAACTAGCTCGGCTAGAATTTTTGCGCGCGCGCTAGAGTGCGAGAAGGGACCTACTAGCACGCCTTGTGGTGAGTGCGCTAGCTGTGTAGCAGCTCTGCAAAATAAGCATATTGATATTATTGAAATGGACGCAGCAAGCTCGCGCGGGATTGATGATATTAAGCGCGTCATTGAGCAGACAAAATACCGCCCAAGCCTTGGACGATATAAAATTTTTATCATTGATGAAGTGCATATGCTAAGCAAAGAGGCGTTTAATGCGCTTTTAAAAACGCTTGAAGAGCCACCAGAGTTTGTGAAATTTATCCTTGCTACCACTGACCCGCTCAAGCTCCCAGCGACCATTCTAAGCCGCACGCAGCATTTTAGATTTAAGCAAATCTCCCATAGGCTAGTCATAGAGCATATTGCTAATATTTTAAATAAAGAAAATGTGAGCTATGAGCCTCAAGCCCTTGATATTATCGCGCGTAGCGGTGCAGGAAGCCTACGCGATACGCTAACGCTGCTTGAGCAGGCTATTATTTTTTGCAAAAATCACATTGAAGTAGCGCAAGTAAGCCAAATGCTAGGCGTTATTGACCCACAAGTATTGAGTGATTTTTTTCAAAGTATTTTGCGCAAAGATAGTCAAAGTATGCAAAATATCCTTGATACTTTCTACGAATACGAATGCGAAATGATAATTGATGAAATGATGCTCTTTTTAAAAGATAAGCTCTTGCAAAAAGATGTAGATTTTCCGCCCTTGCTGCTTGAGCGATTTGCGCGCATTCTTACAGAATCTAAAAGCCTGCTTTGGCTTAATACTGATGGAGCGTTTGTGCTACTTTTATGCGCTATGAAAATGCAAGAAGCCCTCAAAGTCAAAGATATAGAATCTATGATAGAGGAGCTTGAGGGCGAGCTTTTTGGGCAAGATTCTACGCGCACACCTGCTACAGAGATGACAAATCCCCAAAATATTGCCCAAACGCCAAGCCCTCAAGCAGCACAATCCCACACAAGCGCGCCTACTACGCATACACCCGCTAAAGAGCCTATGAATGCGCAAATACGCTTTAATAATCTCATCACTAAAATCAAAGACCGCAATATGCGCTTAGGCGAGGTTTTTGAGCAAAATGTAAGCTTTGTGAGCTTTGAAAATCATCTTTTGCGCTGGCAGAGCAAGGCTCAAGGTGCGGATAAAGAGCTTTTAAGAGAGCATGCTAAAATCATTAAAGCGCTAGTGGCTGATGTCTTTGGCACGCAAACACAAATTGAGCAGGTTGCCAAAAATGCTAATCCCGCGCCACCTACAGAATCTACACCGCCCACACATGTAAAATCCACCCAACCGCATATTTTAAATGCGCAAGATGCGCCTATGGCTACACCTCACTCTACAGATTCTATAATCACAGAATCTGCTCCAGAATCTGTTACAGAATCTACGCCTAAAAATACCAAGGAAGCATTCCTAGTCCAAAATCGCAACATCATAGAAGCCATTAATAATAGTGTAGGCATTAAAGATGTCATCACACAGGGAGAGAAGTGA
- a CDS encoding ABC transporter permease: protein MKLKYYVLFSIFFALVLGIYVYSLESQSYTYALPFSSLSFTLPLAVWIVCIVLVFFIITLAFFASVWARDLLEEYYRKNDYDKLLSQINEQALNQPIKSRVYKRKAFGDLSKILQRFYLKPRLDSMESFNRKIDTLFEDYKSVMSGNVVDLKSYRLSRDNKFNLQNLKNKITANYKFGFQILDEDYPIELKQYAVLEILKNAEPKEFDKLFARICNLTLTQSLVQEMFKIFLKYPKAIDAKYMRQSLKNVGTDTMEYIHYAIESKGVFAPDEWIRFFEECADNDEKAEMALFYVLFELEMIDKAKERHRLHAKGEYKLIDAYLDLKSFGKNYPFDIFVL from the coding sequence ATGAAATTAAAATATTATGTGCTGTTTTCTATATTTTTTGCCCTTGTGCTTGGCATATATGTCTATAGCTTAGAATCTCAAAGCTACACTTACGCGCTGCCTTTTAGTTCTCTAAGCTTTACACTGCCCTTAGCGGTGTGGATTGTGTGCATTGTGCTGGTGTTTTTTATTATTACGCTAGCGTTTTTTGCATCTGTGTGGGCGAGAGATTTGCTGGAGGAATATTATCGCAAAAATGACTATGATAAACTGCTTTCACAAATTAATGAGCAAGCGCTTAATCAACCCATAAAAAGCCGCGTCTATAAGCGCAAGGCTTTTGGTGATTTGTCTAAAATCTTGCAGAGATTCTACCTTAAGCCGCGTCTAGATTCTATGGAGAGCTTTAATCGCAAAATTGATACGCTCTTTGAGGATTATAAAAGCGTGATGAGCGGAAATGTCGTGGATTTAAAAAGCTATCGTTTAAGCAGGGATAATAAGTTTAATTTACAGAATCTAAAAAATAAAATTACGGCTAATTATAAATTTGGCTTTCAAATCTTAGATGAGGATTATCCCATTGAGCTTAAACAATACGCCGTGCTAGAAATCCTAAAAAATGCTGAACCAAAGGAGTTTGATAAACTATTTGCACGCATTTGTAATCTCACACTTACACAAAGCCTTGTGCAAGAGATGTTTAAAATTTTCCTTAAATACCCCAAAGCCATAGATGCTAAATATATGCGCCAATCCCTTAAAAATGTTGGCACTGACACGATGGAATATATCCATTATGCCATTGAGAGTAAGGGCGTATTTGCTCCTGATGAATGGATTAGATTCTTTGAGGAGTGCGCAGATAATGATGAAAAGGCTGAAATGGCATTATTTTATGTCTTGTTTGAACTTGAGATGATTGATAAGGCAAAAGAGCGCCATCGCTTGCATGCAAAGGGTGAATATAAGCTCATTGATGCGTATTTAGACTTGAAATCTTTTGGGAAAAATTATCCTTTTGATATTTTTGTGCTTTAA
- the dksA gene encoding RNA polymerase-binding protein DksA yields MDYGFFERLLSERLSKLCENIDNNNTRIRHIQDTHYKDAGDIVGARLQGSFEMSMIDLYHNEVREICNALQKIKDGIFGICEMCDDQIDVERLKVKPHAKFCINCRELFEKMQKKER; encoded by the coding sequence ATGGATTATGGTTTTTTTGAGAGGCTTTTGAGTGAGCGTTTAAGTAAGCTTTGTGAGAATATTGATAATAATAACACGCGCATTCGGCATATCCAAGATACGCACTATAAAGATGCGGGCGATATTGTAGGAGCGAGGCTACAAGGGAGCTTTGAAATGAGTATGATTGATTTATATCATAATGAAGTGCGTGAAATCTGCAATGCGCTGCAAAAAATTAAAGATGGCATTTTTGGAATCTGTGAAATGTGCGATGACCAAATCGATGTAGAGCGCTTAAAAGTCAAGCCTCACGCTAAATTCTGCATTAATTGCCGCGAGCTGTTTGAAAAAATGCAAAAAAAGGAGAGATGA
- a CDS encoding inositol monophosphatase family protein, whose product MSRFLQAAHKATQEILPLLRQHTQNLYALHSRGAGGDVSIGADLLSEQIYMKYLLPLASVDSEESGFVQGEGSDYIVLDPLDGSDNFLSHIPYYGSSLALCDKHGKVKEAIIFNFCTQEAIARVGDVTFSLMCGDKSIDSKTPLSTAQSPQAKCGIFEKAYTNPHIAAFLYENGLKFRSLGASALSMAKAFEVNFMLFAGNMRTYDSKAGLFICEPLWHISTKNFTLISKDKHIFDIIRAFLFTTA is encoded by the coding sequence ATGAGTAGATTTTTGCAAGCAGCGCATAAAGCCACACAAGAAATTCTCCCCCTCCTAAGGCAACACACACAGAATCTATACGCCCTCCACTCTCGCGGTGCTGGCGGTGATGTGAGTATTGGAGCGGATTTATTAAGCGAGCAGATTTATATGAAATATTTACTGCCTCTAGCGAGCGTAGATTCTGAAGAGAGCGGCTTTGTGCAGGGTGAGGGGAGTGATTATATTGTGCTTGACCCCCTTGATGGGAGCGATAATTTTTTATCGCATATCCCCTATTATGGCTCTTCGCTCGCACTTTGTGATAAACATGGCAAGGTAAAAGAAGCCATTATTTTTAATTTCTGCACACAGGAGGCTATTGCGCGAGTGGGCGATGTGACTTTTAGCCTAATGTGTGGGGATAAAAGTATAGATTCTAAAACGCCACTTAGCACCGCACAAAGCCCACAAGCAAAATGTGGTATCTTTGAAAAAGCATATACCAATCCGCATATCGCGGCATTTTTGTATGAAAATGGCTTAAAATTTCGCTCTTTGGGTGCAAGTGCGCTTTCTATGGCAAAGGCATTTGAAGTAAATTTTATGCTTTTTGCAGGCAATATGCGCACTTATGATAGCAAAGCAGGATTGTTTATATGTGAGCCTTTGTGGCATATTAGCACAAAGAATTTTACGCTTATAAGCAAAGATAAACATATTTTTGATATTATTCGCGCATTTTTATTTACAACAGCATAA
- the accD gene encoding acetyl-CoA carboxylase, carboxyltransferase subunit beta, producing MGLGDLFKSKKEEHKTQSQSNDAPSHWIKCPHCNAIMYYKEVFSQSHICPKCNYHFRISANERIEMLCDSFVEVDKHLRPIDPLEFVDKKSYKKRIQEGEEKTGRASSVIAGEAVILDVAVQMVLFDFAFMGGSLGSVEGEKIVRAINRALDKKQALIILSTSGGARMQESTFSLMQMAKTSAALNRLSQARLPFISVLLDPTFGGVSASFAFLGDIIIAEPGAIIGFAGPRVIKQTIGADLPEGFQTAEFLLEHGLIDMVVNRKDLKKTLSDLSTMLNPNYADKHLRHS from the coding sequence ATGGGTTTGGGCGATTTGTTTAAGAGCAAAAAAGAAGAGCATAAGACGCAAAGTCAAAGCAATGATGCGCCAAGTCATTGGATTAAATGCCCGCACTGCAATGCTATTATGTATTACAAAGAGGTATTTTCTCAATCTCACATCTGCCCCAAATGCAACTATCATTTTAGAATCTCCGCTAATGAGCGCATAGAAATGCTTTGCGATAGCTTTGTGGAAGTGGATAAACATCTGCGTCCTATCGACCCGCTTGAGTTTGTGGATAAAAAAAGTTATAAAAAGCGCATACAAGAGGGCGAGGAAAAAACAGGCAGAGCAAGTTCTGTGATTGCTGGTGAGGCGGTGATTTTAGATGTGGCAGTTCAAATGGTGCTATTTGATTTTGCCTTTATGGGAGGCTCTTTAGGCTCTGTAGAGGGGGAAAAGATTGTGCGCGCCATTAATAGGGCGCTAGATAAAAAGCAAGCACTTATTATTTTATCCACAAGCGGGGGAGCTAGAATGCAAGAATCTACTTTCTCACTTATGCAAATGGCAAAGACTTCTGCTGCGCTAAATAGGCTTTCACAAGCGCGCTTGCCCTTTATTTCTGTGCTGCTTGACCCCACTTTTGGGGGAGTGAGTGCTTCATTTGCATTTTTGGGAGATATTATTATTGCCGAACCTGGCGCAATTATTGGCTTTGCTGGACCGCGCGTGATTAAGCAGACTATTGGGGCGGACTTGCCAGAGGGCTTTCAAACGGCAGAATTTCTCCTAGAGCATGGTCTCATTGATATGGTAGTAAATCGCAAAGATTTGAAAAAAACTTTGAGTGATTTAAGCACAATGCTTAACCCAAACTATGCAGATAAACATTTACGCCATAGCTAA
- the pta gene encoding phosphate acetyltransferase: MNKGFMEGIYARAKANKKRIVLPETLEVRTLEAAAKILDKDFADIILVGDKDEILSYAKAHNLPTQTLEKASFFSPKEQVLRDELIDLLVTLRAHKGMDRIQAQTLLTHDSLYFGAALVKSHKAHGMVAGAINPTSNVLRAGLQIVGVAADSKLVSSFFIMIVPDCDYGFKGNFIFADCGLCQNPNAQELANIALSSAKSFQSIMQDEPIVAMLSHSTYGSAAHADVDKVIQATQIAKNLAPHLKIDGELQLDAAIVPSVGASKAKGSNVAGKANVLIFPDLDAGNIGYKLVQRLAKAQAYGPITQGMSAPVNDLSRGCSADDIVGVVAITALQAK, translated from the coding sequence ATGAATAAGGGCTTTATGGAGGGTATTTACGCGCGCGCAAAGGCTAATAAAAAGCGCATTGTTTTGCCCGAAACGCTAGAAGTGCGCACGCTAGAAGCAGCTGCAAAGATTTTAGACAAAGATTTTGCAGATATTATTTTAGTGGGGGACAAAGATGAGATTCTATCCTACGCTAAAGCTCATAATCTCCCCACACAAACGCTAGAAAAAGCTAGCTTTTTTAGCCCCAAAGAGCAAGTGTTAAGAGATGAGCTTATAGATTTGCTCGTTACGCTGCGCGCCCATAAGGGTATGGATAGAATCCAAGCCCAAACATTGCTTACTCATGATAGTCTATACTTTGGCGCAGCACTTGTTAAATCTCATAAAGCTCATGGTATGGTGGCTGGAGCGATAAACCCTACTTCAAATGTCTTGCGCGCAGGGCTGCAGATTGTGGGCGTGGCAGCAGATTCTAAGCTAGTATCAAGCTTTTTTATTATGATAGTGCCTGATTGCGATTATGGATTTAAGGGGAACTTTATTTTCGCTGATTGTGGGCTTTGTCAGAATCCAAACGCGCAGGAGCTAGCTAATATCGCCCTATCAAGCGCTAAAAGTTTTCAATCCATTATGCAAGATGAACCCATAGTGGCTATGCTTAGCCATTCTACTTATGGCAGTGCAGCCCATGCCGATGTAGATAAAGTTATCCAAGCCACGCAAATAGCTAAAAATCTAGCCCCACATCTTAAAATTGATGGAGAATTGCAGCTTGATGCAGCCATTGTGCCAAGTGTGGGTGCCTCTAAAGCCAAAGGCTCAAATGTCGCAGGTAAAGCAAATGTGCTTATTTTCCCTGATTTAGATGCGGGGAATATCGGCTACAAACTCGTGCAAAGACTAGCCAAAGCCCAAGCCTATGGACCTATTACGCAAGGCATGAGCGCACCTGTGAATGACTTATCGCGCGGCTGTAGTGCTGATGATATCGTGGGTGTGGTGGCAATCACTGCCCTGCAAGCCAAATAA
- a CDS encoding J domain-containing protein: protein MNVTLLEKYIQITVEEDNEFLHKALAYAEKYFSKSYRLSRTVLILDDGERFKKDYLVNWAYHAFGQDEKHQKLHNLIENLQNPPKDTPHLDTTDSMQSPIEEPLQDLKYLLDFTYLPIRIKIVGKNSLIERVKISLRLLNTKRVMLKMDKANSVARRYIAHIFEDYYVGCDRDEIYLDSTKPYFWESIMNLISFKVIHNVILDFDYDSFKNRGGLGSFDDSFLTDEERVLRGCYMTLECHYQDDFELVKKNYLKLAKEYHPDNVFGQDEQVIESYSDRFRRIQEAYEKIKNYLRAS from the coding sequence ATGAATGTAACGCTGCTAGAAAAATATATTCAAATCACCGTTGAAGAAGATAATGAATTTTTACACAAAGCATTAGCCTATGCAGAAAAATATTTTTCAAAAAGCTATCGTTTGTCGCGCACGGTGCTTATCCTTGATGATGGCGAACGTTTTAAGAAAGACTATTTGGTAAATTGGGCATATCACGCCTTTGGGCAAGATGAAAAACATCAAAAGCTCCACAATCTCATCGAAAATTTACAGAATCCGCCCAAAGATACCCCCCATTTAGATACCACAGATTCTATGCAAAGCCCCATTGAGGAGCCGCTGCAGGATTTAAAATATCTGCTTGATTTTACCTATCTCCCCATACGCATTAAAATTGTAGGGAAAAACTCACTCATAGAGCGCGTTAAGATTTCTTTGCGCCTGCTTAACACAAAGCGCGTTATGCTTAAAATGGACAAGGCAAATAGCGTGGCTAGGCGATATATCGCGCATATTTTTGAGGACTATTATGTGGGCTGCGATAGAGATGAGATTTATCTAGATAGCACAAAGCCCTATTTTTGGGAAAGTATAATGAATCTTATTAGCTTTAAGGTCATTCATAATGTGATTTTGGATTTTGATTATGATAGCTTTAAAAATCGCGGTGGGCTAGGCAGCTTTGATGATTCCTTTCTCACCGATGAAGAGCGTGTGCTTAGAGGCTGCTATATGACTTTAGAGTGCCATTATCAAGATGATTTTGAGCTTGTGAAAAAAAACTATCTCAAACTTGCCAAAGAATACCACCCTGATAATGTCTTTGGGCAAGATGAGCAGGTCATTGAGAGCTATAGCGATAGATTTAGGCGCATTCAAGAAGCGTATGAAAAAATTAAAAATTATTTGAGGGCATCATAG